One genomic region from Methanocaldococcus fervens AG86 encodes:
- the cas5a gene encoding type I-A CRISPR-associated protein Cas5a has product MPYFLIIEAKPSGILSLRSSPQSKMRSAFRYPTPTSLIGAISYPLFHVKGLRKEVIDGDRCSVEILRNLFKTVAVKVEGNPVIYGSILRINRFHRKEVESAITSLPMSIMYGEKDFKIKIAYIFNDEILESSEYTIKDFKRAGWGIVRIGSRESVVSVENVVTGKSEIKEGDEVETEYSFEFKNISDYEGRGLLQAVVDWREELTNYTNAKKMVVVYPIGKVKIFGDLRFIDANGEVILL; this is encoded by the coding sequence TTGCCCTACTTTTTAATTATTGAGGCAAAACCAAGTGGTATCTTATCTCTACGTTCATCTCCACAGAGTAAGATGCGTTCAGCATTTAGATATCCTACTCCAACATCTTTAATTGGGGCAATAAGCTACCCTCTCTTTCATGTTAAGGGATTGCGTAAGGAGGTTATAGATGGAGATAGATGCTCTGTTGAGATACTAAGAAATTTGTTTAAAACAGTTGCTGTGAAAGTTGAAGGGAATCCAGTGATTTATGGTTCAATATTGAGAATTAACAGGTTCCATAGGAAAGAAGTAGAAAGTGCAATCACATCTCTACCAATGAGCATAATGTATGGGGAGAAAGATTTCAAAATAAAAATTGCATACATATTTAACGATGAGATCTTGGAAAGTTCAGAATACACAATAAAAGATTTTAAAAGGGCAGGATGGGGAATTGTAAGGATTGGTTCAAGAGAATCTGTTGTTTCTGTTGAGAATGTCGTTACTGGAAAAAGTGAGATTAAAGAAGGGGACGAAGTTGAAACTGAATATTCATTTGAATTTAAAAATATATCTGATTATGAGGGGAGGGGTTTGTTACAAGCAGTGGTTGATTGGAGAGAGGAGCTAACGAACTACACCAACGCAAAGAAGATGGTTGTTGTCTATCCGATTGGTAAAGTGAAGATTTTTGGAGATTTGAGATTTATTGATGCTAATGGAGAGGTGATTCTATTATGA
- the cas7a gene encoding type I-A CRISPR-associated protein Cas7/Csa2 — MFVSIGVRFEANVEALNMVETAGNYSKHRRVPYIIEEDGKLKTIYVPAMSGESLGHAYQELLVKESKALNLPVCEDCEKFEFFKSMNKKHLEKKIKPIPKDREKIEEAIIKSCVIEDIGGFLYAEKPPVKRTSAFQFSYALPIKSIAIYATTEPQLHARHAQTVGEKKEGASEQMIYYVETGTAIYGFTFNIDLDAIGISGLTNKPVVDEESIKKRREASLKAIFRMLSSQQFGAKLSRFFPVGNIMEVAIAITEHPFSVTSPIYDNYIEKTEKRLKVVANTFGEDTKFITTNDEKTSEECLAEMINYIKDKNII, encoded by the coding sequence ATGTTCGTAAGTATTGGCGTTAGATTTGAGGCAAACGTTGAAGCTTTGAATATGGTTGAGACGGCTGGAAATTACTCAAAGCATAGAAGAGTGCCATACATCATAGAGGAAGATGGAAAGTTAAAAACCATCTATGTCCCAGCAATGAGTGGAGAAAGCTTGGGTCATGCATATCAAGAGTTATTAGTCAAAGAAAGTAAAGCTTTAAATCTTCCAGTTTGTGAAGATTGTGAAAAATTTGAGTTCTTTAAATCAATGAACAAGAAGCACTTGGAGAAAAAAATAAAACCAATACCAAAAGACAGAGAGAAGATAGAAGAAGCCATAATAAAATCATGTGTTATTGAGGATATTGGTGGCTTTTTATATGCTGAAAAGCCTCCAGTAAAAAGAACATCAGCATTCCAGTTTAGCTATGCACTACCAATAAAATCTATAGCCATTTATGCAACAACGGAACCTCAACTCCATGCAAGACATGCACAAACTGTAGGAGAGAAGAAAGAAGGGGCCTCTGAGCAGATGATTTACTATGTAGAGACAGGAACAGCAATCTATGGTTTTACATTTAACATTGACTTAGATGCCATTGGAATAAGTGGTTTGACAAATAAACCAGTAGTTGATGAAGAGAGTATTAAAAAAAGAAGAGAGGCATCTTTAAAGGCAATATTTAGAATGCTATCTTCTCAACAATTTGGGGCAAAACTTTCAAGGTTTTTCCCAGTTGGAAACATAATGGAAGTTGCAATAGCAATAACTGAGCATCCATTTAGTGTAACATCACCAATATACGACAACTACATAGAAAAAACTGAAAAGAGATTGAAAGTTGTTGCAAATACATTTGGAGAGGATACGAAGTTCATAACAACAAATGATGAAAAAACATCAGAAGAATGTTTAGCAGAGATGATTAACTACATAAAGGACAAAAATATCATCTGA
- the csa5 gene encoding type I-A CRISPR-associated protein Csa5, with amino-acid sequence MKFIEEFNGLIKMLRFFVRTKNFSYIDRIGNALTYEPVEVAIKDALRDFQSIHNSAKIEDGKKVIYDKETNKPIYLPSIPSSEEVEAFLKKAKEDISYARKLAIFALTIPQKGGEE; translated from the coding sequence GTGAAATTCATAGAAGAGTTTAATGGGTTAATAAAGATGCTGAGATTCTTTGTAAGAACGAAGAATTTTAGCTATATCGATAGAATAGGAAATGCTCTAACCTATGAACCAGTTGAAGTGGCAATAAAAGATGCGTTGAGGGATTTTCAATCAATACACAACAGTGCAAAAATTGAAGATGGAAAAAAAGTCATCTATGACAAAGAGACAAATAAACCAATATATTTACCAAGTATTCCAAGTTCAGAAGAAGTTGAAGCATTCTTAAAAAAAGCTAAGGAAGATATCAGCTATGCAAGAAAGTTGGCAATCTTTGCCTTAACAATTCCACAGAAAGGAGGTGAAGAGTAA
- the cas1b gene encoding type I-B CRISPR-associated endonuclease Cas1b, whose amino-acid sequence MRKKSLTLLSDGYLFRRENTIYFENARGKKPLAIEGIYDIYIYGKVSISSQALHYLAQKGIAVHFFNHYGYYDGSFYPRESLHSGYLVVNQVEHYLDKDKRLELAKLFVIGGIKNMEWNLSKFKNKTKFDSYIEELDNCNKITEVMNVEGRVRTEYYRLWDETLPDDFKIVKRTRRPPKNEMNALISFLNSRLYPAIITELYNTQLTPTVSYLHEPHERRFSLALDLSEIFKPMIADRLANRLVKQNIIQKKHFRDDLNGVLLNKEGMKVVLEHFNKEMDKTVHHPKLKKNVSKRRLIRLEAYKLVKHLVRQKRYEPLVAWF is encoded by the coding sequence ATGAGGAAAAAGTCCCTAACTCTACTATCAGACGGTTATTTATTTAGAAGGGAAAATACTATCTACTTTGAAAATGCAAGAGGCAAAAAGCCCTTAGCTATTGAGGGAATTTATGACATCTACATCTATGGAAAGGTTAGCATCAGCTCTCAAGCTCTACATTATTTAGCTCAAAAAGGCATTGCCGTGCATTTCTTTAACCATTATGGATATTATGATGGAAGTTTTTATCCAAGAGAGTCATTACACTCAGGATATTTGGTAGTTAATCAAGTTGAGCATTATTTAGACAAAGATAAGAGGTTGGAGTTAGCAAAGTTGTTTGTCATTGGAGGAATAAAAAATATGGAGTGGAACTTATCAAAATTCAAAAACAAGACGAAGTTTGACAGTTACATTGAAGAATTAGACAACTGCAACAAAATAACAGAGGTTATGAATGTAGAGGGGAGGGTTAGAACTGAATATTATAGATTGTGGGATGAAACACTACCAGATGATTTTAAAATAGTTAAAAGGACAAGAAGACCTCCAAAGAATGAGATGAATGCGTTAATAAGCTTTTTAAACTCCCGTTTATATCCTGCTATAATTACTGAGCTTTATAATACTCAACTAACTCCAACAGTTAGCTATCTCCACGAACCTCATGAGAGAAGATTTTCTTTAGCTTTGGATTTGAGTGAGATATTTAAACCGATGATTGCTGATAGATTGGCTAATAGATTAGTTAAACAAAATATTATACAGAAAAAGCATTTTAGAGATGATTTAAATGGAGTTTTATTAAACAAAGAAGGAATGAAAGTAGTTTTAGAACACTTCAACAAAGAGATGGATAAAACAGTTCATCATCCAAAACTAAAAAAGAATGTCTCAAAGAGAAGATTAATAAGATTAGAGGCATATAAATTAGTTAAACACTTAGTTAGACAGAAGAGATATGAGCCGTTAGTAGCATGGTTTTAA
- the cas8a2 gene encoding type I-A CRISPR-associated protein Cas8a2/Csx9 has translation MIPIDGFTKEILMHGLSRIMVEDFDEIDNTTLAEIFKNYVYGFKEKLKNAGSSKLSRNDKESYKKTYQNWFNTIPPEEYTSLMLDIIEKTINLLEGNKIDAKKSLRAIKVGKNSVDFGIPYNGSYAILPAIIKQVEYYEFLSEFLTPTTGKKSMINLDPIWFSILAIGFLTCFAGYYGGKYYLMLKNDIERYYLAIKYGMEEEKYELLEILEDLEILTDINIQKRFSLEVEEIYELLLSMELAKKKASGKVFPITLYVIELSGNVYLAKNVLELDLRNSLNFMKKYIDRIKNYSMFESSDAKIPLEELLYLALKELKNPINEDNENLAYIMVKDLYRAINSGKVEILENTLYLLLRKGHSILSSKSSSKSKLNLEKTFKSFAKEGNIISILEGIL, from the coding sequence ATGATTCCAATAGATGGTTTCACAAAAGAGATTTTAATGCATGGGCTATCTCGAATAATGGTTGAAGATTTTGATGAGATTGACAACACTACTTTGGCAGAGATTTTCAAAAATTATGTTTATGGTTTTAAAGAAAAACTCAAAAATGCTGGTTCAAGTAAGTTATCAAGAAATGATAAAGAGTCATATAAAAAAACATATCAAAATTGGTTTAACACAATCCCACCAGAAGAATATACATCTTTAATGCTTGATATTATTGAAAAGACCATAAATTTATTGGAAGGTAATAAAATTGATGCAAAAAAATCTTTAAGAGCTATAAAAGTTGGAAAAAATTCTGTTGATTTTGGAATTCCATACAATGGGAGTTACGCAATCCTACCAGCAATCATAAAGCAAGTTGAATACTATGAGTTTTTAAGTGAGTTTTTAACACCAACCACTGGAAAAAAATCTATGATAAACCTTGACCCAATTTGGTTTAGTATATTAGCTATTGGATTTTTGACATGCTTTGCTGGATATTATGGAGGGAAATACTATTTAATGCTGAAAAATGATATTGAAAGGTACTATTTGGCAATAAAATACGGTATGGAAGAGGAAAAATATGAGTTGTTAGAAATCTTAGAGGATTTAGAAATATTAACAGACATAAATATACAAAAAAGGTTCTCACTTGAAGTTGAGGAGATTTATGAGCTATTGTTATCAATGGAACTTGCAAAGAAAAAAGCTTCTGGCAAGGTGTTTCCTATAACTTTGTATGTTATTGAACTTAGTGGCAATGTATATCTTGCAAAAAATGTCCTTGAACTTGATTTAAGAAATAGCTTGAACTTTATGAAGAAATATATTGATAGAATTAAAAACTATTCCATGTTTGAATCCTCTGATGCAAAAATTCCTCTTGAAGAACTGTTATATTTGGCATTAAAAGAACTTAAAAACCCAATAAATGAAGATAACGAAAATCTTGCCTATATCATGGTTAAAGATTTGTATAGGGCAATAAATTCCGGTAAAGTTGAGATTTTGGAAAATACTCTCTACTTGTTGCTTAGAAAGGGACATTCTATTTTATCATCAAAAAGCAGTAGTAAATCAAAACTAAACTTGGAAAAAACCTTTAAAAGCTTTGCTAAGGAAGGAAATATCATTTCCATATTGGAGGGAATCTTATGA
- the cas4 gene encoding CRISPR-associated protein Cas4 gives MENYLEEELIIRGIEINYLYVCKTKLWYFVRGITMEQESDFVDLGKFLHEKSYFGEEKEVQIGSIKIDFIKKRDIIEIHEIKKGKVMEKAHIMQALYYIYYLNKLGMKAKAILHYPKLKEIKEIELKENDKEEIKRAIKEIEHIKSLKEPPEPVYQKICKNCAYYELCFI, from the coding sequence ATGGAAAATTATTTGGAAGAAGAGCTTATAATTAGAGGCATTGAGATAAACTACCTCTATGTATGCAAAACAAAGCTCTGGTATTTTGTAAGAGGCATAACTATGGAGCAAGAGAGTGATTTTGTTGATTTAGGAAAATTTTTACATGAAAAAAGCTATTTTGGAGAGGAGAAGGAGGTTCAAATAGGCAGTATAAAGATTGATTTTATCAAAAAGCGTGATATTATTGAGATTCATGAAATAAAGAAGGGCAAGGTTATGGAAAAAGCCCATATCATGCAAGCTCTTTATTACATCTACTATTTAAACAAATTAGGGATGAAAGCTAAGGCAATCCTCCATTATCCAAAACTTAAAGAGATTAAAGAGATTGAGCTAAAAGAAAATGATAAAGAGGAGATAAAGAGAGCAATAAAAGAAATTGAGCATATAAAATCACTAAAAGAACCTCCAGAGCCTGTTTATCAGAAAATCTGTAAGAATTGTGCATATTATGAACTGTGTTTTATTTAA